One genomic region from Halorubrum sp. BOL3-1 encodes:
- a CDS encoding IS4 family transposase: protein MRRLTTLFPSEFLEEHAEELGVVERDRKLQIPAFVWAFVFGFAAGESRTLAGFRRCYNSTADETISPSGFYQRLTPTLAKYFRDLVETALDEVAVPNASDADIDRFRDVMIADGTVLRLHEFLSDQFEARHEEQAGAKLHLLHNATEQTIERLDTANEKTHDSTLFKTGPWLENRLVLFDLAYFKYRRFALIDENDGYFVSRLKQNANPVITGELREWRGRAIPLEGKQLHAVLDDLDRKYIDVEVEVEFKRGPYNGTRSLDTKRFRVVGVRDEDADDYHLYMTNLARKEFFPADLAEIYRCRWEVELLFRELKTQYELDEFDTSDEHVVEILLYAALLSLLVSRDLLDLVTEQADDELVFPTERWAATFRSHAQLILHELGEYLGYSPPPLLERLIEDAQKIHKQRPILQETLATATQPRCEA from the coding sequence ATGCGTCGGCTCACTACACTGTTTCCTTCTGAGTTCCTCGAAGAGCACGCCGAGGAACTCGGCGTGGTCGAACGCGACCGCAAGCTTCAGATCCCTGCCTTCGTCTGGGCATTCGTGTTCGGCTTCGCCGCAGGCGAAAGCCGAACACTCGCCGGATTTAGACGCTGTTACAACTCTACTGCCGATGAGACGATCTCTCCAAGTGGATTCTATCAGCGGTTGACTCCGACGCTTGCGAAGTACTTCCGCGACCTCGTCGAGACCGCGCTCGACGAGGTCGCTGTTCCTAACGCTTCTGACGCTGATATCGACCGATTTAGAGATGTGATGATCGCTGATGGAACGGTGTTGCGGTTACACGAATTTCTCTCAGATCAGTTCGAAGCCCGCCACGAGGAGCAGGCTGGAGCGAAGCTCCACCTGCTCCACAATGCCACAGAGCAGACGATTGAACGGCTCGATACTGCTAACGAGAAAACGCACGACAGCACCCTATTCAAAACAGGGCCGTGGCTTGAGAACCGCCTCGTGTTGTTCGATCTCGCCTACTTCAAGTACCGCCGGTTTGCGCTGATCGACGAGAACGACGGCTACTTCGTGAGTCGGCTGAAGCAGAACGCAAATCCGGTGATTACGGGGGAGTTACGGGAATGGCGCGGCCGCGCCATTCCCTTAGAGGGCAAGCAGCTCCACGCTGTTCTCGACGATCTCGACCGGAAGTACATCGATGTAGAGGTCGAAGTAGAGTTCAAACGAGGGCCGTACAACGGGACACGGTCGCTGGATACGAAGCGATTTCGCGTCGTCGGCGTCCGCGACGAGGACGCCGACGACTACCACCTGTATATGACGAATTTGGCGAGAAAAGAATTCTTTCCGGCGGATTTAGCGGAGATCTACCGCTGTCGGTGGGAAGTTGAATTGCTGTTCCGCGAGCTGAAGACGCAGTACGAACTGGATGAGTTCGACACGAGCGATGAGCACGTGGTGGAGATCTTACTGTACGCAGCGCTGCTGTCGCTGCTTGTAAGCCGCGATTTGTTGGATCTAGTCACTGAGCAGGCGGATGATGAGCTTGTCTTTCCGACAGAGCGCTGGGCGGCGACCTTCCGGTCGCACGCCCAGCTTATTCTCCACGAACTCGGTGAGTACCTCGGCTACTCACCACCGCCGCTGCTTGAACGGCTGATCGAAGACGCTCAAAAGATCCACAAGCAGCGACCAATCTTACAAGAGACACTCGCTACCGCTACACAACCGAGGTGTGAGGCTTAA
- a CDS encoding IS5 family transposase, which yields MTQISRFIGEVVPVAQRVTGDGGESAAPEGGGGFADYALVSLHCLRIYLDTSYRMTIDLLKEMPQIIGEIGLDAADLPVPSTLCKAFDRISMSVCRVLLRQSAQLHDLSEHAAIDATFYERSAASRHYCQRISYHVQKLKVTKLVDTASQAVLDVHCSTNREGSDADLAEQIARRNAGDLRSLAADKGYDKQSLREGLRDLSIRPLIKHRIFAPYDHAHNARIDDNRYNQRSMTETVNSAMKRSLGFAVRARSWFREFREIALMCMVYNIKRFVKQ from the coding sequence ATGACGCAAATCTCCCGCTTCATCGGGGAAGTTGTGCCGGTTGCTCAAAGAGTTACTGGCGATGGAGGCGAATCCGCCGCCCCGGAAGGCGGCGGCGGATTCGCCGACTACGCACTCGTTTCCCTCCACTGTCTGCGAATTTACCTCGACACATCCTATCGGATGACAATCGACCTACTCAAAGAGATGCCACAAATAATTGGGGAGATCGGCCTTGACGCGGCCGATCTCCCCGTGCCGTCCACGTTGTGTAAGGCGTTCGACCGGATCAGTATGAGCGTCTGTCGAGTGCTGCTGCGCCAGTCGGCGCAGCTGCACGATCTCTCCGAACACGCCGCGATCGACGCCACATTCTACGAACGCTCAGCAGCGAGCCGCCACTACTGCCAGCGAATCAGCTACCACGTTCAGAAGCTGAAAGTCACGAAACTCGTCGATACAGCGTCTCAAGCTGTCCTTGACGTTCACTGCTCAACCAACCGGGAAGGAAGTGACGCAGATCTCGCTGAGCAGATCGCCCGCCGGAACGCGGGCGATCTGCGGTCTCTCGCTGCCGATAAGGGCTACGACAAGCAATCGCTCCGCGAAGGATTACGCGATCTCAGTATCAGACCGCTGATCAAGCACCGCATCTTCGCACCGTACGACCACGCACACAACGCCAGAATCGACGATAACCGCTACAATCAGCGCTCTATGACCGAAACCGTGAACTCGGCTATGAAGCGCTCGCTCGGCTTCGCCGTGCGAGCGCGGTCGTGGTTCCGCGAGTTCCGTGAGATCGCTCTGATGTGTATGGTCTACAACATCAAGCGCTTTGTCAAACAGTGA
- a CDS encoding IS701 family transposase produces MMPITDFLSCTHVFDGFESLSPAQCHHAKTYATGLVAASNKTVAGIAREVLPAGDKRALNKFLTEYDWDEQQFNHERLNELQKHGETRWSKDGYIILDDTINRKAGDEVPGVGHFYDHAEGDTVWGQDLIYAFYADDKTAYPLTFRLYEKQDEDDSDHDTKYDLAREIITELEDEVGVPADTYLFDSWFAHDSNLVKHIESYGKDWIGPLRSNRQVTYGGEEIRVDALEERIDTVERHVGDETYHIWTKKLPVSQLGDVKLVIAEKETDDEDKENPVKYLATNKIDAPTEHIIRSYGMRWRIETFFEDSKQDLGLGDCEMQTDEGASRHWHLLMAAYSLVRLDFDSRALGTVRSKASSLRANLEHSLKEAVYNLLSWVRDNDDRSVDDLMEEIDHLFVHSTADANVQS; encoded by the coding sequence ATGATGCCGATTACGGACTTCTTGTCGTGTACGCACGTGTTCGACGGGTTTGAGTCGCTGTCACCTGCACAGTGTCATCACGCGAAAACCTACGCCACCGGTCTTGTTGCGGCTAGCAACAAGACCGTGGCAGGTATCGCACGCGAAGTCCTTCCAGCTGGAGACAAACGCGCTCTCAACAAATTTCTCACCGAGTACGACTGGGACGAACAGCAATTCAACCACGAACGCCTCAACGAACTCCAAAAACACGGCGAAACACGCTGGTCGAAGGACGGCTACATTATCCTTGACGACACGATCAACCGGAAAGCCGGGGACGAAGTCCCCGGCGTCGGACACTTCTACGATCACGCCGAAGGTGACACCGTCTGGGGACAAGACCTCATCTACGCCTTCTACGCTGACGACAAAACCGCCTATCCACTCACCTTCCGCCTCTACGAAAAACAGGACGAAGACGACTCAGACCACGACACCAAGTACGATCTCGCCCGTGAGATCATCACCGAACTCGAAGACGAGGTAGGTGTCCCGGCGGACACCTACCTCTTCGACTCGTGGTTCGCACACGATTCTAACCTCGTCAAACACATCGAATCCTACGGCAAAGACTGGATCGGCCCACTCCGGAGCAACCGACAGGTAACCTACGGCGGAGAAGAGATCCGCGTCGATGCGCTTGAAGAGCGCATCGACACCGTTGAGCGTCACGTCGGGGACGAAACCTACCATATCTGGACAAAGAAGCTTCCCGTCTCCCAACTGGGAGACGTGAAGCTAGTCATCGCTGAGAAGGAAACCGACGACGAAGACAAAGAGAATCCGGTTAAGTACCTCGCCACGAACAAAATCGACGCACCGACCGAGCACATTATTCGCTCCTACGGGATGCGCTGGCGTATCGAGACGTTCTTCGAGGACTCGAAACAGGATCTCGGCTTGGGAGACTGCGAGATGCAGACCGACGAAGGTGCCAGTCGCCACTGGCACCTTCTGATGGCTGCCTACAGTCTCGTTCGTCTTGATTTCGATTCGAGAGCCTTGGGGACGGTTCGCTCGAAAGCGTCATCGCTTCGAGCGAACCTCGAACACTCCCTGAAGGAAGCCGTTTACAACCTGCTCTCGTGGGTTCGAGACAACGATGATCGTAGCGTCGATGACCTTATGGAAGAGATCGACCACCTCTTCGTTCACTCAACAGCCGACGCTAACGTTCAAAGCTGA
- a CDS encoding restriction endonuclease — protein MSGILSKQPVLQKIRAVDPYEFERFVAEIWENRGFNTTVRDGSGDRGIDVVAESRDEKILIQVKRYSAENKVGSQEVRKYATLYQQVEDADQVVLVTSGYFTSEAENLTEDLSVEPVDADSLFRLIEEYATEEAVSLLNTSSNGGSRGNTGLRSNSDSVSGIDPEEIFSDLNGYRRVSDQQGIFHGCPRCGRQRICLAFRENGLVELRCPDCVSRWVEIEEKVGWWIFSRMDHWGFAEIVDGKIKQERTTEDWNMLYESTRS, from the coding sequence ATGAGCGGGATCCTTTCTAAACAACCGGTTCTACAGAAAATCCGAGCAGTGGACCCTTACGAGTTTGAAAGGTTTGTCGCAGAGATCTGGGAAAACCGTGGGTTCAATACTACGGTTCGGGACGGTTCTGGTGATCGCGGTATCGACGTGGTAGCGGAGTCTAGAGATGAGAAAATTCTGATCCAGGTGAAAAGGTATTCCGCCGAGAACAAGGTCGGAAGCCAAGAGGTACGGAAATATGCCACTCTGTACCAACAGGTCGAAGACGCCGATCAAGTGGTTCTGGTGACCAGCGGCTACTTCACGTCAGAGGCGGAGAATCTTACAGAAGACTTGAGCGTTGAGCCAGTTGATGCTGATTCTCTATTCAGGCTTATCGAGGAATACGCTACAGAAGAAGCGGTTTCATTGTTAAATACGTCTTCAAACGGAGGCTCTCGGGGTAATACCGGTTTACGCAGTAATTCAGATTCTGTTTCGGGAATAGATCCTGAGGAAATCTTCTCCGATTTGAATGGATATCGAAGGGTATCGGACCAGCAAGGAATATTCCATGGGTGTCCTCGCTGCGGTCGTCAACGAATCTGCCTAGCTTTCAGAGAGAATGGACTGGTTGAATTGAGGTGCCCAGACTGTGTCTCGAGATGGGTTGAAATAGAGGAAAAAGTAGGGTGGTGGATTTTCTCGCGGATGGATCATTGGGGGTTTGCGGAGATTGTTGACGGCAAGATTAAGCAGGAGAGGACAACCGAGGATTGGAATATGCTTTATGAGTCGACCCGGAGTTGA
- a CDS encoding uracil-DNA glycosylase family protein: protein MSEYHPADTAANWYGTGTNRNSTGIGPCNECEHRDCNRHYKPFYGYWTGDTLDSEVLLLGEAPGGNAEGGRNAKNASDENQEFDYDGDSVDSDWFTQDSDRSLLDIAKSNNNGFSLSERFISTLVSYDIDSYYTNVKKCNDVHSEQGRETYESARESCAPYLEQELEAVDPSVVVVFSADTQGNASGNFEHCFNKFGLGAEVAGKGTTEIVMPDTKRAESLFPTYDSQRGFKVIPAYHFSLASSNLSQYAEFNPDDLGKPDKSYRNNWKDPYYDDLATKIADLV from the coding sequence ATGTCGGAATATCACCCCGCAGACACTGCCGCCAACTGGTACGGGACAGGAACCAACCGAAATTCAACCGGAATCGGGCCATGTAACGAGTGTGAACACCGAGACTGTAACCGACACTACAAACCATTCTATGGGTACTGGACAGGCGACACCCTTGACAGCGAAGTGCTTCTGCTCGGTGAGGCTCCCGGCGGCAACGCTGAGGGCGGACGTAACGCAAAGAATGCTTCTGATGAAAATCAGGAGTTCGATTACGATGGTGATTCAGTTGATTCAGACTGGTTTACGCAGGATAGCGACAGAAGCCTGCTTGATATCGCTAAGTCTAATAATAATGGATTCAGCCTTTCTGAGCGATTTATTTCAACTTTAGTCTCTTACGATATTGACTCATACTATACGAATGTCAAGAAGTGTAATGACGTTCACTCAGAACAGGGGAGGGAAACGTACGAGTCAGCGCGTGAGAGCTGCGCACCATATCTTGAACAGGAGTTAGAAGCAGTAGATCCTTCCGTTGTAGTTGTTTTCTCTGCTGATACACAGGGTAACGCATCAGGAAACTTTGAACACTGTTTCAACAAGTTCGGGCTCGGGGCGGAAGTCGCCGGCAAGGGAACTACTGAGATAGTCATGCCTGATACAAAACGTGCTGAATCGTTATTCCCAACATACGATTCACAGCGTGGATTCAAAGTAATCCCAGCGTATCATTTTAGTCTCGCTAGCAGCAATCTCTCCCAATACGCAGAATTCAACCCCGATGATCTCGGTAAACCCGATAAGTCATACCGGAACAATTGGAAAGATCCATACTACGATGACTTAGCAACAAAAATCGCAGACCTTGTGTAG
- a CDS encoding restriction endonuclease, protein MDKALTVRGDSNTDLQEQSRAPLDKVKQGHRGESGCLSAEDPFCNIILLTDQRILLFIGRANGDIVVEFGHDEHIPSHKTEESTIDDNNPVILADGLKYHLQFWPPNTEKAIQYLKGRFEERAGRQEQTERTDRATATGPESQEGEQAVARRTGSEERALEKFDRDTEYRNYHEKTPGRIEQIINTESNDIDEILSTGENLPDRWLDIHARWESLRTIEKTPQTSVSVSNLNGIGPKLAENLQENGYETLHEVRRVSISELVEVDGIGTQTAQRIHKYACRRPLDQIRYIGPTIEDNLRKNGYRHGGDLSATSLSDLADVEGIGDIRAEKIQRRAGSWLPDHDHMMPLVVDLYSPPFDDIDEAEEQINKLEKILLHPDGKRLLIVLEKFKSLEITGPNIEEIVLDTCLNSHDEHENQAVLSQRWLGVAERLVDVITGRQEQSLPTEIKSKFDEPDFPTTSVSPTKVMTGTLPQAEELVTTGEEEIAIHAQFVTIATEGANVIESLKKSDIAGVDRMQAAISVQITHARRLLAEGADEDTLVSIKHFISVCSDSIEIAHTHPDYPFEQTIITLADAGENKEIDISVISEIRDIVTVADDALEQLSSLEYDHPAIDRESWIESIELALEEQYLPSIVPVREQLERLSEGLWEEDDLHIYHWQEFETLIGDLYREEEFDVEVTQNSTDFGVDIWAHNETERLAIQVKQFQKGGTVGRETLQKLVSTLAKGDADRAVVVTSGEFADTAKRYAQDFGDKLDLVGSDELIRRPSVFS, encoded by the coding sequence ATGGACAAGGCGCTCACCGTCCGAGGAGATTCAAATACCGATCTACAAGAACAGTCTCGGGCTCCACTCGATAAGGTAAAACAGGGACATCGAGGTGAATCTGGATGTCTCTCAGCTGAGGACCCCTTCTGTAACATCATACTGTTGACTGACCAACGGATACTCCTTTTTATTGGGAGGGCGAACGGTGACATTGTTGTTGAATTCGGTCACGACGAGCATATCCCATCTCATAAAACAGAAGAATCCACAATCGATGATAATAATCCGGTTATATTAGCAGATGGGCTCAAGTATCACCTACAATTCTGGCCACCAAACACTGAAAAAGCTATCCAGTATCTTAAGGGACGATTTGAGGAACGAGCTGGCAGGCAAGAGCAAACCGAGAGAACTGACCGGGCGACAGCCACCGGACCGGAGAGTCAGGAAGGTGAACAGGCTGTCGCCAGACGCACAGGGTCAGAGGAGAGAGCCTTAGAGAAGTTCGACCGGGACACAGAATATCGGAATTATCATGAAAAAACTCCAGGACGAATTGAGCAGATCATTAACACAGAATCGAATGATATTGACGAGATCTTGTCTACGGGTGAGAACCTACCTGACCGGTGGTTAGATATTCATGCACGGTGGGAGAGTCTGCGAACTATTGAGAAGACACCTCAAACCTCGGTGTCGGTATCGAATCTAAACGGGATCGGCCCAAAATTAGCCGAGAATCTCCAAGAAAACGGCTATGAGACCCTCCACGAGGTTAGACGCGTCTCAATCTCTGAACTCGTGGAGGTGGATGGAATTGGTACACAAACTGCTCAGAGAATACATAAATATGCCTGTCGTCGGCCTCTTGACCAGATACGTTATATAGGACCAACTATCGAGGACAATCTTCGAAAAAATGGTTACCGCCATGGTGGAGATCTCAGTGCTACTTCATTATCAGATTTAGCAGATGTAGAGGGGATTGGAGACATCCGAGCGGAGAAGATACAAAGACGGGCTGGATCGTGGCTCCCAGACCATGACCACATGATGCCGTTGGTGGTCGATCTGTACTCACCACCATTTGATGATATCGACGAGGCAGAGGAGCAGATCAACAAACTTGAGAAGATATTGTTACATCCAGATGGTAAACGTCTACTTATTGTCCTTGAGAAATTTAAATCTTTAGAAATAACGGGGCCTAATATAGAAGAAATTGTTCTTGATACGTGTCTTAATTCCCACGATGAGCATGAGAATCAGGCAGTTTTGAGCCAGAGATGGCTCGGGGTAGCAGAGCGCTTAGTGGACGTTATAACGGGCAGACAAGAGCAGTCTCTTCCTACAGAAATTAAGTCAAAATTCGATGAGCCTGATTTCCCCACAACGTCTGTCAGTCCCACTAAAGTCATGACTGGTACTCTCCCTCAAGCAGAGGAGTTGGTTACCACTGGTGAGGAAGAAATCGCTATTCACGCCCAGTTCGTGACCATCGCAACAGAGGGGGCAAATGTGATTGAGTCGCTAAAAAAGTCAGACATCGCGGGTGTAGATCGAATGCAGGCCGCAATTTCGGTCCAGATTACGCATGCCCGCAGACTCCTCGCAGAAGGGGCCGATGAGGACACACTAGTGAGTATCAAGCACTTCATTTCGGTCTGTAGTGATTCCATTGAGATTGCGCACACTCATCCGGATTATCCGTTTGAGCAGACCATTATAACACTTGCCGACGCAGGAGAGAACAAAGAAATAGACATAAGCGTTATCTCCGAAATTAGGGATATCGTTACTGTCGCAGATGATGCACTTGAACAACTTAGCTCACTCGAATACGATCATCCAGCAATCGATCGTGAATCTTGGATTGAGAGCATTGAGCTGGCTCTTGAAGAACAGTATCTACCCTCCATTGTACCGGTCCGCGAACAGCTTGAAAGATTAAGTGAGGGTCTGTGGGAGGAAGATGACCTGCATATCTATCACTGGCAGGAGTTTGAGACTCTTATTGGAGATCTCTATCGTGAGGAAGAGTTTGATGTAGAGGTAACACAAAACAGTACAGACTTTGGTGTTGATATTTGGGCACATAATGAGACAGAACGCCTTGCGATACAAGTAAAACAGTTCCAGAAGGGGGGAACAGTTGGTCGGGAGACATTACAAAAGCTGGTGAGTACTCTTGCGAAAGGCGACGCAGATAGAGCGGTGGTCGTCACGTCGGGAGAATTCGCTGATACCGCAAAACGGTACGCACAGGATTTCGGCGACAAGTTGGATTTAGTTGGATCTGATGAACTGATTCGACGACCATCCGTCTTTAGTTAA